The Agromyces sp. LHK192 genome includes a window with the following:
- a CDS encoding branched-chain amino acid ABC transporter permease — protein MDTVILLLVTGLGLGALYFLVASGLSLIYGLMGVLNFAHGSFLTISAFLGWEVGRRVSDGTWAGLALSALVGIAVGALVAAATEFLIVRRLYERHIEQALVTVGLSLASVALFEGIWGTDPIYTARPEWLTETTEILGARIPNDRFVLIACAVLVLGGIVFFLRRTRYGLIIRAGVENRSMVTALGIDVRRAFTLVFAIGGAAAGLGGVLASVYYGYVSAHLGSVLLIFAFIVTVIGGLGSLTGAAIASVLVAVLQQFANFFLGGTGDLVVVVALAAVLLVRPRGLLGRTA, from the coding sequence ATGGACACCGTCATCCTCCTCCTCGTCACCGGTCTCGGCCTCGGAGCGCTGTACTTCCTCGTCGCCAGCGGGCTCTCGCTGATCTACGGGCTCATGGGCGTGCTGAACTTCGCGCACGGCTCGTTCCTCACGATCTCGGCGTTCCTTGGCTGGGAGGTCGGGCGCCGCGTGTCCGACGGCACCTGGGCCGGCCTGGCGCTCTCCGCGCTGGTCGGCATCGCCGTGGGGGCGCTCGTCGCCGCCGCGACGGAGTTCCTGATCGTCCGGCGCCTCTACGAACGGCACATCGAGCAGGCGCTCGTGACCGTCGGGCTCTCGCTCGCGAGCGTTGCGCTGTTCGAGGGCATCTGGGGCACCGACCCGATCTACACGGCACGGCCCGAGTGGCTCACCGAGACGACGGAGATCCTCGGCGCCCGCATCCCCAACGACCGGTTCGTGCTCATCGCCTGCGCCGTGCTGGTGCTCGGCGGCATCGTGTTCTTCCTGCGGAGGACGCGGTACGGGCTCATCATCCGCGCGGGCGTCGAGAACCGGTCGATGGTCACCGCGCTCGGCATCGACGTGCGGCGGGCGTTCACGCTCGTGTTCGCGATCGGCGGCGCCGCGGCCGGCCTCGGCGGGGTGCTCGCGTCCGTCTACTACGGCTACGTGTCGGCGCACCTCGGCAGCGTGCTGCTGATCTTCGCGTTCATCGTGACCGTGATCGGCGGGCTCGGCTCGCTCACGGGTGCGGCCATCGCCTCGGTGCTCGTCGCGGTGCTGCAGCAGTTCGCGAACTTCTTCCTCGGCGGCACCGGCGACCTCGTCGTCGTGGTCGCGCTCGCCGCGGTGCTGCTGGTGCGCCCGCGTGGACTCCTCGGGAGGACGGCATGA
- a CDS encoding MFS transporter → MTQAQARTQATPTTGLRRVVTASMAGTVVEWYEFFLYASAATLVFGTAFFPPSDDPFAGIIAAFLTYAVGFIARPLGGIVFGHFGDKYGRKRLLQVSIILIGVATFLIGCLPTYAQVGLLAPALLVLLRFLQGFALGGEWGGAVLLVAEHSPARSRGFWASWPQAAVPVGNLLATLVLYVLSATLPESEFLGWGWRVAFWLSAVIVLVGWYIRTKVTDAPIFLEMQAEREEAKATGYGVLEVIRRYPRGVLTAMGLRVAENILYYVVVTFSIVYLTQVVQAGTANTLLLLVGAHVVHFVAIPLAGRASDRFGRKPVYAAGAIAGATWAFFAFPMMDTGQPVVIWAAIAIGLVFHAAMYAAQPAIMAEMFPTRMRYSGVSLGYQVTSIFAGSLAPIIATALLGQYGSSVPIAIYVAIACAITLVAVAVARETRGIDLRAVDEADRERVEATAAG, encoded by the coding sequence ATGACCCAGGCCCAGGCCCGGACCCAGGCCACCCCAACGACCGGCCTCCGGCGGGTCGTGACCGCGTCGATGGCGGGCACCGTCGTCGAGTGGTACGAGTTCTTCCTCTACGCGTCCGCGGCGACGCTCGTCTTCGGCACCGCGTTCTTCCCGCCGTCCGACGACCCGTTCGCCGGCATCATCGCCGCCTTCCTCACCTACGCGGTCGGATTCATCGCCCGCCCGCTCGGCGGCATCGTCTTCGGGCACTTCGGCGACAAGTACGGACGCAAGCGGCTCCTCCAGGTCAGCATCATCCTGATCGGCGTCGCGACGTTCCTGATCGGATGCCTCCCGACCTACGCGCAGGTCGGACTCCTCGCGCCGGCGCTGCTCGTGCTGCTGCGCTTCCTGCAGGGCTTCGCGCTCGGCGGCGAATGGGGCGGGGCGGTGCTGCTGGTCGCCGAGCACAGCCCGGCGCGCTCCCGCGGGTTCTGGGCCAGCTGGCCGCAGGCCGCGGTCCCCGTCGGCAACCTGCTCGCGACCCTCGTCCTCTACGTGCTCTCGGCGACGCTCCCCGAGTCGGAGTTCCTCGGCTGGGGCTGGCGCGTCGCGTTCTGGCTGTCGGCGGTGATCGTGCTCGTCGGCTGGTACATCCGCACCAAGGTGACCGACGCGCCGATCTTCCTCGAGATGCAGGCCGAGCGCGAGGAGGCGAAGGCCACGGGCTACGGTGTCCTCGAGGTCATCCGGCGCTACCCGCGCGGCGTCCTCACGGCCATGGGCCTGCGGGTCGCCGAGAACATCCTGTACTACGTCGTCGTCACGTTCTCGATCGTCTACCTCACGCAGGTCGTGCAGGCCGGCACCGCGAACACGCTGCTGCTGCTCGTCGGCGCCCACGTCGTGCACTTCGTCGCGATCCCGCTCGCCGGCCGCGCATCCGACCGGTTCGGCCGCAAGCCCGTCTACGCGGCCGGTGCGATCGCCGGGGCCACCTGGGCGTTCTTCGCCTTCCCGATGATGGACACGGGCCAGCCCGTCGTGATCTGGGCCGCGATCGCGATCGGCCTGGTCTTCCACGCGGCGATGTACGCGGCGCAGCCGGCGATCATGGCCGAGATGTTCCCGACGCGCATGCGCTACTCGGGCGTCTCGCTCGGCTACCAGGTGACGTCGATCTTCGCCGGTTCGCTGGCACCGATCATCGCCACCGCACTCCTCGGCCAGTACGGCTCGAGCGTGCCCATCGCGATCTACGTCGCCATCGCGTGCGCGATCACGCTCGTCGCCGTCGCGGTCGCCCGCGAGACGCGGGGCATCGACCTGCGGGCCGTCGACGAGGCCGACCGCGAGCGCGTGGAGGCCACCGCCGCCGGCTGA
- a CDS encoding low temperature requirement protein A, protein MSTGTGHPPLDHRLRRMTGRDPDEPHRAATPLELLFDLMFVVAFGQAGTQTAHLLELGHWTPAIIAFLISVFAIWWAWINYSWLASAYDNDDIFFRVATLVAMVGVLVVALGIPALFHSIDEGEHVDNGIVVAGYVVIRIATVALWLRAARHDPARRRTAMTYVRFVGVAQLGWIVLIVVSLPLVPTLVCTVALGVLELVGPYVAEHGREGGTPWHAHHIAERYGLLVIITLGEIVLGTIFAISAVIEEQGWTAETIAVAFGGTTLAFGLWWVYFTVPSGKVLQRFRRRGFVWGYLHYFIFVALAGTGAGLHVAAYVIEGAAHIGIVEALLTVTVPAALFLVALFAIYALLLRTFDPLQVWLFIGSVLLLVAAVVAVAAGASFGVGILITAAAPFVVVVGYETVGHRHEAAALQRALGD, encoded by the coding sequence ATGAGTACCGGCACGGGGCATCCGCCGCTCGATCATCGCCTGCGCCGCATGACGGGACGCGACCCCGACGAGCCGCACCGTGCCGCGACGCCGCTCGAGCTGCTCTTCGACCTGATGTTCGTCGTCGCGTTCGGCCAGGCGGGCACGCAGACGGCCCACCTGCTCGAACTCGGGCACTGGACCCCCGCGATCATCGCCTTCCTGATCTCGGTGTTCGCGATCTGGTGGGCGTGGATCAACTACTCCTGGCTCGCATCGGCGTACGACAACGACGACATCTTCTTCCGGGTCGCGACGCTCGTCGCGATGGTCGGCGTGCTCGTGGTCGCGCTGGGGATCCCGGCGCTGTTCCATTCGATCGACGAGGGCGAACACGTCGACAACGGCATCGTGGTCGCCGGGTACGTCGTCATCCGCATCGCCACGGTCGCGCTGTGGCTGCGGGCGGCTCGGCACGACCCGGCCCGTCGGCGCACGGCCATGACCTACGTCCGGTTCGTGGGGGTCGCGCAGCTCGGCTGGATCGTGCTGATCGTCGTCAGCCTGCCGCTCGTGCCGACGCTCGTGTGCACCGTGGCGCTCGGCGTGCTCGAACTCGTCGGGCCGTACGTCGCCGAGCACGGGCGCGAGGGCGGGACGCCCTGGCACGCGCACCACATCGCGGAACGGTACGGCCTGCTCGTCATCATCACGCTCGGCGAGATCGTGCTCGGCACCATCTTCGCGATCTCAGCGGTGATCGAAGAGCAGGGGTGGACCGCCGAGACGATCGCGGTCGCCTTCGGCGGCACGACGCTCGCGTTCGGACTCTGGTGGGTGTACTTCACCGTGCCGTCGGGCAAGGTGCTGCAACGGTTCCGTCGGCGCGGCTTCGTGTGGGGCTACCTGCACTACTTCATCTTCGTCGCGCTGGCCGGCACGGGCGCCGGCCTGCACGTCGCCGCATACGTCATCGAAGGCGCGGCGCACATCGGCATCGTCGAGGCCCTGCTCACCGTCACCGTGCCGGCGGCGCTGTTCCTCGTCGCGCTCTTCGCGATCTACGCACTGCTGCTGCGCACGTTCGATCCGTTGCAGGTCTGGCTGTTCATCGGCAGCGTGCTGCTGCTCGTCGCGGCGGTCGTCGCCGTCGCGGCGGGCGCGAGCTTCGGCGTCGGCATCCTCATCACCGCGGCCGCGCCGTTCGTCGTCGTGGTGGGGTACGAGACCGTCGGACACCGCCACGAGGCCGCCGCGCTGCAGCGGGCGCTCGGCGACTGA
- a CDS encoding ABC transporter ATP-binding protein encodes MTEPVPTEPILSLRHVTGRIAGQLVVEDVSFDVPAVGVTALLGRNGVGKTSTIRAILGLIEREGEIVLSGTRIDGLPTHRIVQLGVGYVPEDREVFGGLTVAENLRLAERDRSPRRDEVRRLFPDLHERREQRAGTLSGGQQQMVSLARALVNDNRLLLVDEPTKGLAPKIVDEVATALAAAAHRVPILLVEQNLAVIRALADRVVVLSGGRVVFAGDAAELLDDEEQVRRHLGVHDAGEAA; translated from the coding sequence GTGACCGAGCCCGTCCCGACCGAGCCCATCCTGAGCCTGCGTCACGTGACCGGCCGCATCGCCGGCCAGCTCGTCGTCGAGGACGTGAGCTTCGACGTGCCCGCCGTGGGCGTCACCGCCCTCCTGGGCCGCAACGGCGTCGGCAAGACCTCGACGATCCGGGCGATCCTCGGACTCATCGAGCGCGAGGGGGAGATCGTGCTCAGCGGCACGCGCATCGACGGACTGCCGACCCACCGGATCGTGCAGCTCGGCGTGGGCTACGTGCCAGAGGACCGCGAGGTGTTCGGCGGACTGACGGTCGCCGAGAACCTGCGCCTCGCCGAGCGGGATCGGTCGCCCCGACGGGACGAGGTCCGCCGGCTCTTCCCCGACCTGCACGAGCGGCGCGAACAGCGCGCCGGGACGCTCTCGGGCGGGCAGCAGCAGATGGTGTCGCTCGCGCGCGCGCTCGTCAACGACAACCGCCTGCTGCTCGTCGACGAACCCACCAAGGGCCTCGCTCCCAAGATCGTGGACGAGGTCGCCACCGCCCTCGCCGCGGCGGCGCATCGCGTGCCGATCCTGCTCGTCGAGCAGAACCTCGCGGTGATCCGAGCGCTCGCCGACCGGGTCGTCGTGCTCTCCGGCGGGCGGGTGGTCTTCGCCGGTGACGCGGCCGAACTCCTCGACGACGAGGAGCAGGTGCGACGACACCTCGGAGTGCACGACGCCGGGGAGGCGGCCTGA
- a CDS encoding ABC transporter ATP-binding protein encodes MASATPVGLSTNPGHPVVDAVLSLDRVHLAIGGARILQDVSLDVSPGELLGVIGPNGAGKTTLFNVISGVVRPTGGRVLLDGVDVTGMPVHRRAAAGLGRTFQTSSLFPALTVLENVRLAAQAHQGGAASVFATPHQTDAASARAADALAEVGLAGASSRLAGGLAHGEKRKVELAMVVAMEPRVILLDEPMAGVGSADVPALTELIGDLHRGGRTVLMVEHHLDVVLGLADRIAVMHHGELLAVGTSDAVMSDATVQSAYLGEGM; translated from the coding sequence ATGGCGAGCGCGACGCCCGTCGGCCTCTCGACGAATCCGGGGCATCCCGTCGTCGACGCCGTCCTCTCCCTCGACCGGGTGCATCTCGCGATCGGCGGCGCGAGGATCCTCCAGGACGTGTCGTTGGACGTCTCGCCCGGGGAACTGCTCGGGGTCATCGGACCGAACGGCGCGGGCAAGACCACCCTCTTCAACGTCATCTCCGGAGTGGTCCGCCCCACCGGCGGCCGCGTCCTGCTGGACGGTGTCGACGTCACCGGCATGCCGGTCCATCGTCGTGCCGCCGCCGGGCTGGGACGCACCTTCCAGACGTCGAGCCTGTTCCCAGCCCTCACCGTCCTGGAGAACGTGCGCCTCGCGGCCCAGGCGCACCAGGGCGGTGCCGCGTCGGTCTTCGCGACGCCGCACCAGACGGATGCCGCGTCCGCCCGCGCGGCCGACGCCCTCGCCGAGGTGGGTCTCGCCGGAGCCTCATCACGGCTCGCGGGCGGTCTCGCGCACGGCGAGAAGCGCAAGGTCGAGCTCGCGATGGTCGTGGCGATGGAACCGAGAGTGATCCTGCTCGACGAGCCCATGGCCGGAGTCGGTTCCGCCGACGTGCCGGCGCTCACCGAGCTGATCGGCGACCTGCACCGGGGCGGCCGCACCGTGCTCATGGTCGAGCACCACCTCGACGTCGTGCTCGGCCTCGCCGACCGGATCGCCGTGATGCACCACGGCGAGCTGCTCGCCGTCGGGACCTCGGACGCGGTCATGTCGGACGCGACCGTGCAGTCCGCCTACCTCGGGGAGGGGATGTGA
- a CDS encoding 3-hydroxybutyrate dehydrogenase, producing the protein MTDLTGRRALVTGGAGGIGLAIAEAYAAAGAHVTIADVDADAASSAADRLGGAAWAVDLSDIAALADLALDADVLVNNAGLQHVRPIEEFEPERFSLLLRVMLEAPFLLIRAALPGMYERGFGRVVNVSSVHGLRASPYKSAYVAAKHGLEGLSKVTALEGGAHGVTSNCINPGYVRTPLVERQIADQARLHGISEDEVVPRVMLTEAAIKRLVEPSEVASLALWLAGDDARMVTGASYTMDGGWSAR; encoded by the coding sequence ATGACCGACCTCACCGGACGCCGCGCCCTGGTGACCGGCGGCGCCGGCGGCATCGGACTCGCGATCGCCGAGGCGTACGCCGCGGCAGGGGCCCACGTCACGATCGCCGACGTCGATGCGGATGCCGCGTCGAGCGCCGCCGATCGCCTCGGCGGCGCCGCCTGGGCCGTCGACCTCTCCGACATCGCCGCGCTCGCCGACCTGGCGCTCGACGCGGACGTGCTCGTCAACAACGCCGGCCTGCAGCACGTCCGGCCGATCGAGGAGTTCGAGCCCGAGCGGTTCTCGCTGCTGCTCCGGGTCATGCTCGAGGCGCCGTTCCTGCTGATCCGGGCGGCCCTGCCTGGAATGTACGAGCGGGGCTTCGGCCGGGTCGTCAACGTGTCGAGCGTGCACGGCCTGCGGGCGTCGCCGTACAAGTCCGCCTACGTCGCCGCCAAGCACGGCCTCGAGGGGCTGTCGAAGGTCACGGCCCTCGAGGGCGGCGCGCACGGGGTGACGTCGAACTGCATCAACCCCGGGTACGTGCGCACCCCGCTCGTGGAACGGCAGATCGCCGACCAGGCCCGCCTGCACGGCATCTCCGAGGACGAGGTCGTTCCCCGGGTGATGCTGACGGAGGCGGCGATCAAGCGGCTCGTCGAGCCTTCCGAGGTCGCGAGCCTCGCGCTCTGGCTCGCGGGCGACGACGCGCGTATGGTGACCGGCGCGAGTTACACGATGGACGGCGGATGGAGCGCACGATGA
- a CDS encoding acetyl-CoA C-acetyltransferase — MPTTDVVILAGARTPFGRISGNLAARTAVELGTIAIRGALERAGVSPDDVDQVVMGQVLQAGAGQNPAKQSAVAAGIPWRVPATTVNKVCLSGLVAITDAARLIRLGEADVVVAGGQESMTNAPHLLPGSRAGKAYGSWELLDHAAHDGLTDAFDRESMGASTERFNGRYGIGRTEQDEIAAASHVRAGAAQAEGLFADEIVPVEIPQRKGDPLVVDADQGVRADSTAETLGGLRAAFAADGTITAGNSSPISDGAAAVVVASRTWAESRGLPWLALIGSSGQVAGPDNSLHSQPSNAIAAALGREGWQAADLDVVEINEAFAAVSLQSARDLDLDLDRVNVHGGAIALGHPIGASGARLALHAALELARRGGGRAAVALCGGGGQGEALLLSR; from the coding sequence ATGCCCACCACCGATGTCGTCATCCTCGCCGGCGCGCGCACCCCGTTCGGCCGGATCAGCGGCAACCTCGCCGCCCGCACGGCCGTCGAACTCGGCACCATCGCGATCCGCGGCGCGCTCGAGCGCGCCGGGGTCTCCCCCGACGACGTCGACCAGGTCGTCATGGGCCAGGTGCTCCAGGCCGGCGCGGGCCAGAACCCCGCGAAGCAGTCCGCGGTCGCCGCCGGCATCCCGTGGCGCGTGCCGGCCACGACAGTCAACAAGGTCTGCCTCTCCGGGCTCGTCGCGATCACCGACGCGGCCCGCCTCATCCGCCTGGGCGAGGCCGACGTGGTGGTCGCCGGCGGTCAGGAATCGATGACCAACGCGCCGCACCTGCTGCCGGGTTCGCGCGCGGGCAAGGCGTACGGCTCGTGGGAGCTGCTCGACCACGCCGCGCACGACGGCCTCACCGACGCGTTCGATCGCGAGTCGATGGGCGCCTCGACCGAGCGCTTCAACGGCCGATACGGCATCGGGCGCACCGAGCAGGACGAGATCGCCGCCGCGTCGCACGTGCGGGCCGGCGCCGCCCAGGCGGAGGGACTCTTCGCCGACGAGATCGTGCCCGTCGAGATCCCGCAGCGCAAGGGCGACCCGCTCGTCGTCGACGCCGACCAGGGCGTCCGCGCCGACTCGACCGCCGAGACGCTCGGCGGACTGCGCGCCGCGTTCGCGGCGGACGGCACGATCACCGCCGGGAACTCCTCCCCGATCTCGGACGGCGCCGCGGCCGTGGTCGTCGCGAGCCGCACCTGGGCCGAGTCCCGCGGACTGCCGTGGCTCGCGCTCATCGGGTCGTCCGGTCAGGTCGCCGGCCCCGACAACTCGCTGCACTCGCAGCCGTCCAACGCGATCGCGGCCGCACTCGGGCGCGAGGGATGGCAGGCCGCCGACCTCGACGTCGTCGAGATCAACGAGGCGTTCGCGGCGGTGTCATTGCAGTCGGCGCGCGACCTCGACCTCGACCTCGATCGCGTCAACGTGCACGGCGGGGCGATCGCGCTCGGGCATCCTATCGGCGCGTCCGGCGCACGGCTCGCGCTGCACGCCGCGCTCGAGCTCGCGCGCCGCGGCGGCGGGCGCGCGGCCGTCGCGCTGTGCGGCGGCGGCGGACAGGGCGAGGCGCTGCTGCTCTCGCGCTGA
- a CDS encoding substrate-binding domain-containing protein: MRTTSKHVLAAVAALSVTALALTGCAPDLAPGGASEATGASAVRVGMITSQTGPLAAYGEAYTAGFEAGLDYATDGTGTVDGRELDITWADDQGNPDTAVAKAKELIGEGTQILAGTVVSGIATSLAEQAEQNRVLYISGPAATDAITGVNDYTFRSGRQTYQDVATAGTFIGDPEGKKVVVFAQDTAFGQGNLAGVQAVLGGKGATVEGVLVAEDATEFTPFAQQILGAAPDLVFVAWAGASSGAMWTALAQQGVFDAAPVVTGLGDVATYNAYGDAGASISFLNHYFGGASGTDAEAAMIAALEDAGATPDLFSPDGFVAAQMIVQAVREGGDDVDGMVDALEGWSFESVKGELTVRAEDHALIQPMYQVRLVQGGADWVPELVEAVDADEVAPPVAGE; this comes from the coding sequence ATGCGCACCACCTCGAAGCACGTCCTCGCGGCCGTCGCCGCGCTCTCCGTCACCGCGCTCGCACTCACCGGCTGCGCGCCGGACCTCGCCCCGGGCGGGGCGTCGGAGGCGACCGGCGCCTCCGCGGTCCGCGTCGGCATGATCACCTCGCAGACGGGGCCCCTCGCCGCGTACGGCGAGGCCTACACGGCAGGGTTCGAGGCCGGACTCGACTACGCGACCGACGGCACCGGCACCGTCGACGGGCGCGAGCTCGACATCACCTGGGCGGACGACCAGGGCAACCCCGACACCGCGGTCGCGAAGGCCAAGGAGCTCATCGGCGAGGGCACGCAGATCCTCGCGGGCACCGTCGTCTCGGGCATCGCGACCTCGCTCGCCGAGCAGGCCGAGCAGAACCGCGTGCTCTACATTTCCGGTCCGGCCGCGACCGACGCCATCACGGGCGTCAACGACTACACCTTCCGATCGGGCCGGCAGACCTACCAGGACGTGGCGACCGCCGGCACCTTCATCGGCGACCCCGAGGGCAAAAAGGTCGTCGTGTTCGCACAGGACACCGCGTTCGGACAGGGCAACCTCGCCGGCGTCCAGGCCGTGCTCGGCGGCAAGGGGGCGACCGTCGAGGGCGTGCTCGTGGCCGAGGACGCGACCGAGTTCACGCCGTTCGCGCAGCAGATCCTCGGCGCAGCTCCCGACCTCGTGTTCGTCGCCTGGGCCGGCGCTTCCTCCGGGGCGATGTGGACCGCGCTCGCCCAGCAGGGCGTGTTCGACGCCGCGCCGGTCGTCACCGGCCTCGGCGACGTCGCGACGTACAACGCCTACGGCGATGCCGGCGCGAGCATCTCGTTCCTCAACCACTACTTCGGCGGGGCCTCCGGCACCGACGCGGAGGCGGCGATGATCGCCGCGCTGGAGGACGCCGGCGCGACGCCCGATCTCTTCTCGCCCGACGGGTTCGTCGCGGCGCAGATGATCGTCCAGGCCGTCCGCGAAGGCGGCGACGACGTCGACGGCATGGTCGACGCCCTCGAAGGGTGGAGCTTCGAATCCGTGAAGGGCGAGCTCACGGTCCGCGCCGAGGACCACGCCCTGATCCAGCCGATGTACCAGGTCCGGCTCGTGCAGGGCGGCGCGGACTGGGTGCCCGAGCTGGTCGAGGCGGTGGACGCCGACGAGGTCGCGCCGCCCGTGGCCGGCGAGTGA
- a CDS encoding branched-chain amino acid ABC transporter permease — protein sequence MTEPLTDGRRTTPGPDSPSSPAPAPAPAGSARRRSLALVGGGVAAVVVLAVLPLLAIDVPGVLPGPTYTPGTLQLLAFALLIAALALSYRMLFGLAGMLSFGHALFFAAGAYGLGMTLDAFGPSDWPSGLVFVVAIGLTLAFGFALAVSVGALALRVTGISFAMVTLAFAQAGSVIIRRNPAGATGGDEGLPLDIAHVPEALVGVVHTRNLYWMSLGVLVVVYLVVLWVERSRAGHVAEAIRENELRVRVIGVRPYSVRLLVFVVASVLAAVAGMGYLLLQSGAAPRIATADFTLTILVIVVLGGVGYRWGAIVGGIVYTLLDQRLTALAGSDAVAALPDVLRVPLSEPLFLLGTLFVLVVLFLPGGIAGLPARIRTGRRTHPVEPPGAPDA from the coding sequence ATGACCGAACCCCTCACGGACGGGCGGCGCACGACGCCGGGCCCGGACTCGCCCAGCTCGCCCGCGCCGGCGCCTGCACCGGCCGGCAGCGCGCGTCGACGCAGCCTCGCGCTCGTCGGCGGCGGTGTCGCGGCGGTCGTCGTGCTCGCCGTGCTCCCGCTGCTCGCCATCGACGTGCCGGGCGTGCTGCCCGGCCCGACGTACACGCCCGGCACGCTGCAGCTGCTCGCGTTCGCGCTGCTCATCGCGGCGCTCGCGTTGAGCTATCGCATGCTGTTCGGGCTCGCCGGGATGCTCTCGTTCGGCCACGCCCTCTTCTTCGCGGCGGGCGCGTACGGACTCGGCATGACGCTGGACGCGTTCGGGCCGAGCGACTGGCCGTCGGGCCTGGTCTTCGTCGTCGCGATCGGCCTGACGCTGGCCTTCGGGTTCGCGCTCGCCGTGAGCGTCGGCGCGCTCGCACTCCGCGTCACGGGCATCTCGTTCGCCATGGTGACGCTCGCCTTCGCCCAGGCCGGATCGGTGATCATCCGCCGGAACCCGGCCGGCGCGACGGGCGGTGACGAAGGCCTGCCGCTGGACATCGCGCACGTGCCCGAGGCGTTGGTGGGGGTCGTGCACACGCGCAACCTCTACTGGATGTCGCTCGGCGTCCTGGTGGTCGTGTACCTCGTCGTGCTGTGGGTCGAGCGCAGTCGCGCGGGCCACGTCGCCGAGGCGATCCGCGAGAACGAGCTGCGCGTCCGGGTGATCGGCGTCCGCCCGTACTCGGTGCGCCTGCTCGTGTTCGTCGTCGCCTCGGTGCTCGCGGCGGTGGCGGGGATGGGATACCTGCTGCTGCAGTCGGGGGCCGCACCGCGCATCGCGACGGCCGACTTCACGCTCACGATCCTGGTGATCGTGGTGCTGGGCGGCGTCGGATACCGCTGGGGCGCGATCGTAGGCGGCATCGTCTACACGCTGCTCGACCAGCGCCTGACCGCCCTCGCCGGTTCCGACGCCGTCGCCGCACTTCCCGACGTCCTCCGGGTGCCACTGTCGGAGCCGCTGTTCCTCCTCGGCACGCTCTTCGTGCTCGTCGTACTGTTCCTCCCCGGCGGCATCGCCGGACTCCCCGCCCGCATCCGCACCGGGCGGCGCACGCACCCGGTCGAGCCGCCGGGAGCACCGGATGCCTGA